ACTACACTGTTATTAATACGTCAATGATTGACGCCTAACAACCTTTTGCTATAAAAAGAGGTAGCAAAAGTTTGCGAAGCCATCGAATTATGCGCATAATAGCTCATCGTAAAAACAATTGTGATCAAATATTATGAAAATAAAACCCCTTATCGCTTCAATGTCAATCGCTGCACTGACAGCCAGTGTTAGCTTAAATGCGCTTGCTGCTCCTAACGATAATACTCGAAACCTCCCAGTAAGCGCAGGTGATAACTTGCCGGATATGGCAGTGTTGGCAAGTCTTGATATTCAAGAAGATCGTAGTCAATCAATCGATGGCAATACTTTGAGCACCTCTAAAAAGCAACCTGCTGATCGTATGAGCAAATTGATTGATAAACAAGATGAACAGTTGCAAGCTGACAACATTAGTGCAGAAGAATTGACCCGTAAAGATGAGCAGTCTGAGCGTAATGATGATATCAGTGAAGGCCAAGCGCTAGCTAATCCTAACAGTCAGCTGGCAGACAATGGTGCTGATTCTTTAGGATTTGAATCTCCCGTTAATGAGCAGCAAAGTGTTAATGACGAGTCCTCAATCAAAAGTATAGAAAATAAAGACGGTAAAACCTATACCACTTTGAATTTATCGAATTATGCGCAGCAAGTAAACAGCGCTACTTGGTCGCCGAACATGAAAGTCAACTCAGCCATGACTATCAAAATGCAAGCGTTGCTCGACTGGAATCACGCTTCACCTGGTCCAGTCGACGGCGGCTGGGGAATGAATAGCAGAAAGGCTTTGACCAACTTTCAAACTATGAAAGGCTTGCCAGCGACAGGTAAAATGGATCAAAAGACTTGGGATGCGCTGACCAAAAACATCCCGGCCAATAAGCCGGTACTCGTGACTTATACGCTAACCGAAGAAGATATCAATACTAACTTTGCGACCACGCCTGCAGGCTCAGAAGCTAAGTCAAAAATGAAAGGTTTATATTATCAAGACATCAAAGAGATGCTCGCTGAGCGTTTTCACATGGATGTGCGCTACCTTGATAAGTTAAATAAAAACAAAAAATATCAAGTCGGTGAAACGATTACCGTACTAAATACCCGTAAACCTCTTAATGAGCGTATCAATCGTATTGTTGCTGATAAAGCCACTAAAACCCTATATGCCTATAATGATAAAAAGCTAGTGGCTACCTACCCGACGACTATTGGTAGTGACGCCACTCCTTCACCGCAAGGCACTTTTAAGATTATTAATAGTGTTAAAATGCCATGGTATAAAGCGACTGTCGGTGAAGGCAGTGACAAAAAAGTACACATGCTACCACCAGGACCAAATAACCCGGTAGGAGTCGTCTGGATGGGGCTATCGAAGCCTTCTTACGGTATTCACGGCTCACCTAAACCTGAAGGTATTAGTCGCCAAGCCTCTGCAGGCTGTGTACGCTTAACCAACTGGGACGTATTAGAGGTCTATGCCAATATCGAAAAAGGGGCAACGGTTGAACTGAAGTAGTCAACTTCATTCTATAACCAATATAGTTATCAGTAATCTAAAAAGGCCTTTTAATAAAAGGCCTTTTTATTTTTTAGTTATATTGTTTAATTATAAAATATAGGAGTTAGATATGAAAAAAGTAATGTTTATAGGGTATGGCTCAATGGCTAGGAAGGTCCACGAGATGCTACCTGAAAACGTGGTGCTATCGACTATATTATCCAGTCAAAGAAGTGCCGATCGTTTAAGAGCTGAATGCGGTGACGCTATTAAAGTGATAACTTCGGTAGATGATTTAGCAGAGATGCCTAGTTTGGCTATTGAGATGGCCGGACAAGAAGGGCTGAAAGAACACGGTATCAATATTTTAGAGAAAGGCATACCACTTGGAGTGGTTTCTGTAGGTGCTTTTACCGACGAAAAGTTTGCGATATCGTTGTGTGATGCAGCAGAAAATCATGGTGTAAAAATCCATATACTAGCTGGTGCTGTCGCTGGTATTGACGGTATCAATGCCGCAAGTTTGGCTGG
This sequence is a window from Psychrobacter jeotgali. Protein-coding genes within it:
- a CDS encoding L,D-transpeptidase family protein, translated to MKIKPLIASMSIAALTASVSLNALAAPNDNTRNLPVSAGDNLPDMAVLASLDIQEDRSQSIDGNTLSTSKKQPADRMSKLIDKQDEQLQADNISAEELTRKDEQSERNDDISEGQALANPNSQLADNGADSLGFESPVNEQQSVNDESSIKSIENKDGKTYTTLNLSNYAQQVNSATWSPNMKVNSAMTIKMQALLDWNHASPGPVDGGWGMNSRKALTNFQTMKGLPATGKMDQKTWDALTKNIPANKPVLVTYTLTEEDINTNFATTPAGSEAKSKMKGLYYQDIKEMLAERFHMDVRYLDKLNKNKKYQVGETITVLNTRKPLNERINRIVADKATKTLYAYNDKKLVATYPTTIGSDATPSPQGTFKIINSVKMPWYKATVGEGSDKKVHMLPPGPNNPVGVVWMGLSKPSYGIHGSPKPEGISRQASAGCVRLTNWDVLEVYANIEKGATVELK
- a CDS encoding aspartate dehydrogenase, with the protein product MKKVMFIGYGSMARKVHEMLPENVVLSTILSSQRSADRLRAECGDAIKVITSVDDLAEMPSLAIEMAGQEGLKEHGINILEKGIPLGVVSVGAFTDEKFAISLCDAAENHGVKIHILAGAVAGIDGINAASLAGLDKVVYQGRKNPASWQGSHADELIDYDNLAESAVFFTGTAREAATLFPDNSNVAATIALAGVGLDQTQVELIVDPALEHNIHHITAEGVFGKLELSITGLPLAENPKTSSLAAFSALRLCHQLDQTLQI